The following proteins come from a genomic window of Planctomycetota bacterium:
- a CDS encoding VWA domain-containing protein, translating to MINPLLLWFLPVALVPIALHLITLYRLRTVELSTYRFLMESYVQQRRRVKLLEYLLMLLRTLFVLLIVLTMARPVVDRFASLFGSQAGRDVMLVIDSGATMGLRTGGTTALERAKAVAKTVINQLGPGDHVTLIRAAHKPDVVVSAYASKPLPMLEALDAIKTDLTPADVPAAIGEALAQPPHGPRIVYVISDAQKRAWSVLREHPVLRKIDDETRLVVMNVGASEPVANLAVVGDPPRAGRPVVGLPVMLTATVAAGRTNGPVDARLAVVLDDQQVSQVDLNLQPGQKLTRAITIVPTHAGIVRGRFELPPDAFTDDDRYLFTLNVEPQINVLLITAATNVSGESDPKLYIRAALRAPLLARDTGGTSGNEEQRIAESLALTQINENQINDPQLANADVVIMADVSMDANRGRMLRKYVEDGGGLFVFAGPHVVGADYSKHLITTETISGSTTPLWFDAPVGDPDNEATFVPIATLDLHHPVLSAFESREDKNEFFGTVRLYRYFPIAMSGGQNTSTTMLMRLADRRGAMAEMSIGRGRVMLAGFAATPDWSNLPLKPEFVPLLLRSVAHLRRDAQIRAVDAVRPHEPAPIQLADRWANASVQVVGPDDRPQALDMQRSDDRMVGALMSTDRKGYYTFSIQPPRDAPGQMKTEQRGFAVNLDMEDAGFEPMNEANLRAIFEPHKLVYLAGSPDDPVLTAQLTERKEIWRALIWTMFAVIGLEFLLSTLKPTSATGSTGGGMGSAVRRFAERLGARSNVAPPKRRDLAGTRK from the coding sequence ATGATCAATCCGCTTCTACTTTGGTTTCTCCCCGTCGCGCTGGTGCCGATCGCGCTGCACCTCATTACGCTCTACCGTCTGCGCACGGTGGAGCTGAGCACGTACCGCTTTCTGATGGAAAGCTACGTGCAGCAGCGGCGGCGGGTGAAGCTGCTCGAATATCTGCTTATGCTGCTGCGGACGCTCTTCGTCCTGCTGATCGTGCTCACGATGGCCCGGCCGGTCGTCGACCGGTTCGCTTCCCTCTTCGGTTCGCAGGCCGGTCGGGATGTCATGCTCGTCATCGATTCCGGCGCGACGATGGGCCTTCGCACCGGTGGGACGACGGCGCTGGAGCGGGCCAAGGCGGTGGCGAAGACCGTCATCAACCAGCTCGGCCCCGGCGATCACGTCACGCTGATCCGCGCCGCTCACAAACCCGACGTCGTCGTCAGTGCGTATGCGTCCAAGCCGCTGCCGATGCTCGAAGCGCTCGACGCCATCAAGACCGACCTGACGCCCGCCGACGTTCCCGCCGCGATCGGCGAAGCGCTGGCGCAGCCGCCGCACGGGCCGCGCATCGTGTATGTCATCAGCGATGCGCAGAAGCGGGCGTGGTCCGTGCTGCGCGAACATCCGGTGCTGCGGAAGATCGACGACGAGACGCGTCTGGTCGTGATGAACGTCGGCGCATCGGAGCCGGTGGCGAACCTCGCGGTCGTCGGCGATCCGCCGCGTGCGGGTCGGCCGGTCGTGGGGCTGCCGGTGATGCTCACGGCGACGGTCGCGGCGGGGCGGACGAACGGTCCGGTCGACGCCCGGCTCGCCGTCGTGCTCGATGATCAGCAGGTGTCGCAGGTCGATCTGAATCTTCAGCCGGGGCAGAAGCTCACGCGGGCGATCACGATCGTGCCGACGCACGCGGGGATCGTCCGCGGGCGCTTCGAGCTGCCGCCCGATGCGTTCACGGATGACGATCGGTATCTGTTCACGCTCAACGTCGAGCCGCAGATCAATGTGCTGCTCATCACCGCGGCGACAAACGTCAGCGGCGAAAGCGATCCGAAGCTCTACATCCGTGCCGCCCTGCGGGCGCCGCTTCTGGCGCGCGACACGGGCGGCACGAGCGGCAACGAGGAGCAGCGCATCGCCGAGTCGTTGGCGCTGACGCAGATCAACGAGAATCAGATCAATGATCCGCAGCTTGCCAATGCGGATGTGGTGATCATGGCGGACGTGTCGATGGATGCGAACCGCGGGCGGATGCTGCGCAAGTACGTCGAAGACGGCGGGGGACTGTTCGTCTTTGCCGGTCCGCACGTCGTCGGCGCGGATTATTCCAAGCATCTGATCACGACCGAGACGATATCGGGTTCGACGACGCCGTTGTGGTTCGATGCGCCCGTCGGCGACCCGGACAACGAGGCGACGTTCGTCCCGATCGCCACGCTCGATCTGCACCACCCCGTGCTCAGCGCCTTCGAGTCGCGCGAGGACAAGAACGAATTCTTCGGGACCGTGCGGCTCTACCGGTATTTCCCCATCGCGATGAGCGGCGGGCAGAACACGAGCACGACGATGCTCATGCGCCTGGCCGATCGACGCGGGGCGATGGCGGAAATGTCGATCGGGCGGGGCCGGGTCATGCTCGCCGGTTTCGCCGCCACGCCCGACTGGTCGAACCTTCCGCTCAAGCCGGAGTTCGTGCCGCTTTTGCTGCGGTCGGTGGCGCATCTTCGGCGGGACGCGCAGATTCGCGCGGTCGACGCGGTGCGTCCGCACGAGCCGGCGCCGATTCAGCTTGCGGATCGATGGGCCAATGCGAGCGTGCAGGTGGTCGGCCCGGACGACCGCCCGCAGGCGCTGGACATGCAGCGCAGCGATGACCGCATGGTCGGCGCCTTGATGAGCACGGATCGCAAGGGGTATTACACGTTTTCGATTCAGCCGCCGCGCGATGCGCCGGGGCAGATGAAGACCGAGCAGCGGGGATTCGCGGTGAACCTCGACATGGAGGACGCGGGCTTTGAACCGATGAACGAGGCGAACCTCCGCGCGATTTTCGAGCCGCACAAGCTCGTCTACCTCGCCGGCTCGCCCGATGATCCGGTGCTCACGGCCCAGCTCACCGAGCGCAAGGAAATCTGGCGGGCGCTGATCTGGACCATGTTCGCCGTCATCGGCCTCGAGTTCCTCCTCTCGACGCTCAAGCCGACGAGCGCGACGGGTTCGACCGGCGGCGGGATGGGCAGCGCGGTGCGCCGCTTCGCCGAACGCCTCGGCGCACGATCGAACGTCGCGCCCCCGAAACGCCGCGACCTTGCGGGAACGCGAAAGTAG
- a CDS encoding DUF58 domain-containing protein: MPNCLPALSIFMAKRLLDPKGLGLVGRMELVARQAVEGFLSGLHPSPYFGSSVEYADHRPYSVGDEIRTIDWKLLAKTDKYYVKLFEEETNTRCTLILDTSRSMSFAPSDGALDKLTYGMFMAAALAHLMLRQNDAVGLALFDHALREYLPARATPSHFRNMLNLMEKTTPGDDTDIAGVLHELAGRIPKRGIIILISDMLGDVDKLMDSLGHFKYQRHEVLVFHLMDPAERTFPYEKLTRFKDIEGAGSVIANPRTIRKAYLTRLNEFLDRLRRTCLERDISYELILTDQRYDKVLSAYLARRNRTM; the protein is encoded by the coding sequence ATGCCGAACTGTCTGCCCGCGCTGAGTATTTTCATGGCTAAGCGTCTTCTCGATCCCAAAGGCCTCGGTCTCGTCGGTCGCATGGAACTCGTCGCGCGGCAGGCGGTCGAGGGTTTTCTCTCGGGCCTGCATCCGAGCCCGTATTTCGGGTCGAGCGTCGAGTACGCGGATCATCGCCCCTACAGCGTGGGCGACGAAATCCGCACCATCGACTGGAAGCTCCTCGCCAAGACCGACAAGTATTACGTCAAGCTCTTCGAGGAAGAGACCAATACCCGCTGCACCCTCATCCTCGACACCTCGCGCTCGATGAGCTTCGCGCCCAGCGACGGCGCGCTCGACAAGCTGACCTACGGGATGTTCATGGCGGCGGCGCTCGCCCATCTGATGCTCCGGCAGAACGACGCGGTGGGGCTCGCCCTTTTCGATCACGCCCTGCGCGAATATCTGCCCGCCCGCGCGACGCCCAGTCACTTCCGCAACATGCTCAACCTCATGGAGAAAACAACGCCCGGCGACGACACCGACATCGCCGGCGTCCTCCACGAACTGGCCGGCCGCATCCCCAAACGCGGCATCATCATCCTCATCTCCGACATGCTCGGCGACGTCGACAAGCTCATGGACAGTCTCGGACATTTCAAATATCAGCGGCACGAAGTGCTCGTCTTCCACCTGATGGACCCCGCCGAACGCACGTTCCCCTATGAAAAGCTCACACGCTTCAAGGACATCGAAGGCGCCGGCTCCGTCATCGCCAACCCGCGCACCATCCGCAAGGCCTACCTGACGCGATTGAACGAATTCCTCGACCGCCTCCGCCGCACATGCCTCGAACGCGACATCAGCTACGAACTGATCCTCACCGACCAGCGCTACGACAAGGTGCTCAGCGCGTACCTGGCCCGACGCAACCGCACGATGTGA